One Acidobacteriota bacterium genomic window, AGTGACTGTGGCGACCGGGTGGCGTCCGTGCGCTGCCCGCGCGGTCAGTCCGAAGACGCGACATGGGCTCGAAGTCTCACCTTGCATCATTCCCGGAGCAAGGGAATTCCTTCAGAATCTCCTCGACGGTGGCGATGACCCGTTGCGGGTCGGGCTTTCTCTCAACCAGCGGGAACCCTTCATTAACCCACTTTTTCTCAATGGCTTCGTACTCTCTAACGAGTTTGCCGTCATAAGTCACTCGGTTTAATACACGTTGTCCCTTATGCAGGTCCTCACCTAATTTCCGGACGTAGGCCTGGACGCGCGGCCGGTAATACCCTTCTACTAACTCATAGTAATCACGGCAGGCGTAGTCCACAATCGCGCCTGCCCAGAGCGTTAGGATATCGCGAACCCGCCTGTCGATATCCGCGGGCGCACCGGGCAGGGTTCTCGCCTTCAGAATGGATGGGCTTAACCAGTAGTAATCATCATGGCTCAAGAGGCTTTCGATAAAAGTCATGATTTTGTGGATGACCACGGCTTCTTGTTCGAAGCGCGTTTCCCTGGACTCCTCGAAGGCAGCGTTCATGGCGATGAGGTGAAAACTGAAGAGCTCGGCGAGATACTTCCGCGCGATATCATTCAGGTCATGCAGAGCGAGTGGATTCTCCGCAAGTGCCAGTTTTGCGGTAAGTGCTCGTTCGAGAGCCCGGCGCAACGACGGAATATACATATGAGCCGCGCTATGCCGAGGGATAATGGATGCCTCCGAGGTTCCCAGACGCTTCCAGTAGAGTGGAAAGGCCAATTGTTCGTCGTCCCGGTAAGTACGGGCCAGTAATTCTTCCAACACGGCGATCATGCTGGGAGCAGCGGCAGAGCCGAAACGCTGGAGTGCATACTCGCGCGTGAAGGAACGTAAACTTGTCTCGGCGGGGTTCCAACCGAGTTTAGCTAGAAACTGAAAACAGAAATAATTGTCACCAAGAGTCTCTTCGAGTGAGGAGAATCCCACGCATTGATCGGCGCGCGGATCCTTTGCGATTTGGCGAAATTGTTGCTCCATCAAGGGGAGATTGCCGAATAAGTACGTAGAGTAACCGAAAACTCGAATGGCGCCAAAATGCCACGGTCGCCTCCACCAGTAGTCCATCTCTTCGTAGAGCCTGTATCTTTCCCAAAAATCGATGATTCTTATCCGGTTCATCGGCAGTTTATCGAGACTTTCCTTAACGAGCGCCGGGGTCCAGATCTCGGGCCGGTCCAGGTAGCTCCAGCCTTCGATGAACCCGGTGGCCTGAGGGTCTAATTCATCCACAATTTGGAAATTCGCGGCCGCAATGTCGCGCCGTACTTCACGCTGTAGTCGGTCGTCTCCAATGACCGAACATTCGAGGTAGGTTTCCAGCCAGTAAAGGTGATCGGTCCCGTAAAGGGAAAGGTATTCTTCTAGGAAAGCTTTTCCCACATCATGGTACAGGGTGCTCGACGGTAAGAGGTACTGCTGAACGTGCGAAGGTCCAAGCCAGGTCAGCTTGAAAGTGGGGGCATCGGGATAAACACGGTGGAACTCCGGAGGAACGATGCCCGGCACAAAAGGGACCAAGGTGCGCATTCCACGGGCGCGTGCATAGTGGATGATCTTCTGGGTCAGTTCGCTTTGCCCTTCGCGCCATGCGGCAGGAAGTGGCGGGGCAATACCATACTTGATGGCCGAGTAGATTCCATAAGGCGGCCCGGAGTAACTACCGTCCGCGACGTCGACACCGAACTTGTTCCAGGTCTTGTGCCAAACGATGTCCTCGCCGGGATTGCATTGAAGGCTGATGATGTTGTAGCGGTTCTTCAGCGCCCAGTCGAGGTATTTTTGCCAGTCTTCCCAGCGCCACCAGGGCACGGCATACCAGTAAGTACACAGACTCTGGTGCATCCTCTCCTTGAAGCGCGGTTGTGCGAAAATATCGATCCCGTCTACCGGAATCAACGTACGTTGGGGGACGTGGTCGCCATCCGCAAAGCATCCGACACCGCAGTGCCGCTGAAGGTAGTGGTAAACGGCGTAAAGTGTAGCGATGCCCGTTCCACCAAGGAAGACAAGCTGTTTTGGACCGGGCGCCGAGACCGTCTGAACCAGGTATGCCTCGGAATCCTTCTCAGCCGGATCCTTGATTTTTCCCGAGGAAATCAATCGGGTTGTTGAAATGGTTCGGCCTACATGGAAAGTAGCACCCCGTCCTATCTGCAGTTCCTGAACAGAAGCGTCAAACAAGAGAGGAGCAGTTCCCGTCATTTGCTTTAAGAACTTCTCGAGCTCCAGGGCGGCGGCTGATTCTGGAGACGACTTGCCGTTATATGCTATACAAATGCCTCTCGGGCTTATCCCGCCCTGCAAGACGACGGGATCAATTGCCGGCCATGCCTCATTTACATTACTGCCCAAGCCGGTCGGCAAGACTCCTGCCAACGCCGTTCCAAGAAAGCTTCTTCTGTGCACCGTGTGCCCTCCGAAGTTCGGATGATAGAACGCTCCCGGTTATCTGCGTTATTTAAAGCTTTTCATCGCCCACTTTTTGGATCCAATCCCTCGTCCATTCCACGGCCTTCAGATCCAAATCGCAGTTGCCACTTCCAAGAAAGATCATCCCCTCGATCCGGCCTTCCCGGAGCCATTTGAGTCCCAACTCGCATTGCTTCTGCATCAACGCCACCGGCATCGGCGAGTGGCTGCCATAATCCCACATGTAGCATCCCAACACCTTCCTTAGCCCCGGCATGGCCTTCTCTAACTCCTCAAACCCTTCCTCCAGTTTCTCCAAATCCTTCGCATTCCCTGTCCAGTACGAGGCCACATCTACATGGTGCAAATAGGGAACAATTTCGTATTTCAGATTGTGATCGTAAAGGGTCATCCAAAGATCCAGCTTCCTCCCTTCAACCTGAAGCCGATTCCGGATATACGCCAGTTCGCCAGGCGTGCGATTCCCCACCTCGCTGCCATCCAGGGTGAATCGGAAAAAGTCATCCATGATCACGCCGACGATGTTAGGGAATTTCTGGGCCAGTTGCCGCACTACCGCCAGGTCCTTCGGGTCCATTTCCAAATAGCCTCGACCGATGAACCAAACCACCCTCTTCAGGGGGCGGAAGGAGATGGCATATGCGTCGAAGTCAGGAGTTTCCGGCTTCCAGCTACTGGGCACTTTGGGGTCCGGCAGGCCAACCAAGATGAGGTTCGGCACCCCCAGATAAAATGCTCCTTCAGCCGGCGTCATCCGAGAAGTGCCCGGTACTCCGTATTGGTTGTTAAGCGCGCCTGCTTTCCAACCCCAGATCCACAACCGGTCCCTCAATGTGACTACGGCTTGTGCGCTCGGTGGAGCGGGCACGTTAGAGATCTGGCTTTGACCAAGTGTGGGGAGCGAAGCCCAAGCACCTACGATCCCAGTAAGCCCTTTTAGGAAGTTTCTTCTCTCATCCCGCATCACGTCCTCCATTGACCTTGTTTACATTCATTTACTCTTTGTGCCAACCGGAAGCAGTCCCAAAGACTCTGCGGAAGGCATGGGTTTACCCTGGCTGTGGACGAAATTGATGTTCAGAAACTTGGCGATCAGTTCCTGCCACAATTGGCTGTTGCGGTCATACAATTGGAGGACGTTAGGAAGCCAATTGGGCAGGTTTTCGCTCAGCCACAATTGTCTATAGAGTTCGCGGAGGCGAGTTGTATAGTCTCGCAGGCTGTCTAGCCGCCCGTAAGAGGACTGGATGTTCGCCAGATCGAACCATAAGGGAGTCTGGTTCTTGTCATGCTCGTGGGCCAATGCGTCTGTGTAATATTCTGAGATTTCTTGTGCAAACTGGTAATGTAGTCCAAGAGCATCAAGCTTCAGGGCCGCGAACCTCAGGTCCGCAAGTGTATCGGCGTTGCGGCGCGCTAAGTGAGCATCATCAGTGAACACCGTGTAAGCAGACTCGGCAGTCTGCCGTACATGGGAAACAACCGGGAGAGCCTTTTGGATATCCTTGTGACCCTGGGGGGAAAAGGGGTCTCGCCAGAATAGATAATCCTCAGTCCCGCCAAAACCTTGATCGTTGGTTTCACCTTCCTTGCCAGTACGTAGGACCTCATTAATATGGCTGAGATTCCAGATGGCTTGCGCAAAGCGATGATCGGTGTTGCGATAGAAGGCCCAGTCATATTTCGTGTTGAAGTCGCGCACATCGGTTTGGCCTGGTTCCCACGCGCACGCCGCTCCATAGACGATGCTCCACCAGTTCAGCCCGTAGAGCGATTGGCCATCATCGTTCCAAGCCGTAATATCCGTGCCGATTGCCCCCGCCTTCTTGCCGTCGCTTAGAAATGTTCCAATATTAGCAGCCGCTTCCTCGTAGTCTGGAATGATCATGAAGCTGTTTCCCACCCAAGGGCACACAAAGATTTTCATGCCGGTACCCGCGAAGGGCTTGAGCCACTTTTCATAATTGGGGTGAGGGAAATACTCCCAACTCGCCACAATCAGATTCTTGGGCAGGCTGGGGATCATCTCCGGATGCTGCACCGCGATGTCCCCCCAGAACATCACCTGTTTGTGATAGCGCCGAACCAGATCGGCAACTTGAATCAGGTTATCAACGTAAACCTTTCCGTACCCTTCCTTTTTGACCAGTTCGGCGCTCCTGCCCATTCCCAGCTCCAGCGTTTCGTCGCAGCCAATGTGTTCAAGCGGCGCTGAAAATACCGAGGCTATTTGGCCATACATATCGTTAAGAAAGTTAAGAGACAATGGGTTGCTCGGCAATAAGTCCATTCCGTGCGGACGCTCCGCGAGGTTAGCGTACGTTTCAAACCGAAGAATCTTATTCAGGTGTCCGCACCCCTCCGTGGCGGGAACAATCTGGACGTGATAAGGACGGGCGTACGCGATCAGCCCTTTCCAGTCGTCGCGGGAGAGAGTATCCCCCAGGACACCGACAAGCGGCTGTCCCTCTAGCCGGAACCCGTCTTCGATGTACATATAAAGCTGATTCATTTTGAATTCAGCAATCGTGCGCACAATCCGTTTGAGATAGTCCGTGTTGGGCACGGCGCCACGGCTCATGTCCACCTGGGTTCCGCGATACTGAAGGGCCGGCCAGTCCCGCACGCGAACGCCCAGAACTTGGGCCTGCTTCTCATCGCCTACCACGAGTTGCCGCAAGGTTTGAACCCCGTAGAAGAGACCGGCGCTGTCCTTGCCCGCCACAACAATCTGCTTAGGCCCGACGTCGAGCACGTAACCCTGTTCTCCGATTCCGTCCACCTCGATTCGCTTCGACCGTAGGATCTGGCGTATCAAGGGCAGATCCAGACGGCCCAGGATAACTGCGGGTGCCCCCGCTGCAGGCTTCGTCGAGACAATGCGGAACTTTCGCTGAGTTACCTGCTGCAGTTCATCCTGCAGGGTTTCGGCGGCGAAGCGATCCTCGGACGAACCCTCAGAAAGCAGCACAATTTCAAGGCTTCGCATAATTCGGAAAGATTGCGGTTTAGTTTCGAGCTCCCTGGGTTGTGGTATGAGTTGAGGCTGCTGGGCAAGGACGGCGCTCGGCAGGAGGAGCAGTGCCCAAATGAGCAACCCGCTCACAAGATGAACTGGATTGAAATTGATACTCGATAGAACTAGAAATTTCTTCATGATTGCCTCCGTTGCTTGAGTCAATGAGAACTAGTAAGAATGAATCTGCCATGCTTATCCCGACGTCTGCGTTGAATGGTCGGAATATTGTGGAAACTACTTGGTTCCGGCAGCCTCAGAATGTTAATAGGGGCGAAGGTCAAGCGCTGTGCTTGCCTAGAGCTTTTCATCGCCCACTTTTTGGATCCAATCCCTCGCCCATTCCACAGCTTTAAGCTCCAAATCGCAGCTGCCACTTCCAAGAAAGATCATTCCCTCGATTCGGCCTTCCCGGAGCCATTGGAGCCCCAACTCGCATTGCTTCTGCATCAACGCCACCGGCATCGGCGAGTGGCTGCCATAGTCCCACATGTAACATCCCAACACCTTCCGGCGCCCAGCCACCTTCTCCAGCCGCTCGAACCCTTCCCGGAGTTTTTCCAGGTTCTTCGCATAAGGAGTCCAGTACGTGACCACATCTATATGGCGTAAATAGGGAGCAATTTCGTACTCCAGGTTGTGGTCATAAAGCGTGATCCAGAGATCGAGCTTCCGCTCGTCCACCTTAAGCTGACCCTGGATATAGGCCAACTCGTCTGGAGTAAGATTGCCTACCTCACTGCCATCCAGGGTAAATCGGAAAAAGTCATCCATGATCACGCCGTCGACGTTTGGAAATTTCTGGGCCAGTTGCCGCACTATCTCCAGGTCCTTCGCATTCATGCGCAAATACCCCTGACCAATGAACCAAACCACCCTCTTCAACGGGCGGAAGGAGATGGCATACGCGTCGAAGTCAGAAGTTTCCGGCTTCCAGCTACCGGGCACTTTGGGGTCCGGCAGGCCAACCAAGATGAGGTTCGGCACCCCCAGATAAAACGCCCCTTCGGCCGGCGTCATCCGCGAGGTGTCCGGTAACCCGTATTGGTTGTTAAGCGCGCCTGCTTTCCATCCCCAAATCCAAAACTTATCCCGTATACTGAGCTTTTTCTCGTTTTGTCGTCCGGCCGGGCGACCGGTCCCCGAGTCGTGGGACACACGGGGTCGGCCCTCCCAGGCGCCGGTTATTCCCGCCAATCCCATTAAGAAGTCTCTCCTCTGACTCTTCATTGCAACCTCCGGCCCGACAGCAACCACTGTACTTGGTTAGGTCTCTGATTAGTTCCGGGGGGCAAGCACCCGGCGGAAAACCTAAGCCCTTCCAGTCCTAGCAGCTCCTTAGAAGTCGACGGTTCCTCGCATGCTTAAACATTGCCCCCTTCCGCCTGAGCTTTGCGATACGCTTCAAAGACCAGCTCGATTACTTTGCGGGCCGTGTATCCGTCCGTTTGCGGCCTTTCTCCCGTTTCGACACAATTGAAGAAGTGCTCAATCTCGGGAGTAAAGTCCAACCCCTCATCACTCTCGAGCAGGACTTCTTCTGGTTGAGCAACAATGCGCGTCGACCACCGGCATCGGTGACCTTCCTTCGCTAGATTCCCCAGGGGGGTGGTAGTCAGGGTGATGTACGCCTTTTCACAAACCGCGTTCATGGTGTACCAGATTCGAGGTCTTGGAGAAGCCCAGGTGTGACGAGTTACTCCGATGATTCCGTTCTTGAACTTGATCACGGAAGCTGCTGTGTCCTCGCCCTCCATCGGAATCCCACCGCGCGTCCCCACCATCGAAGCAGTTTGTACATCTCCTCCGATCCAGAGCATGACGTCGAGCATGTGGGGGGATGAAGAAAAGAAGACGCCACCCCCTAGCGTTTCTCGCTTGGAGATCCAGCCAAGGGCATACCCTTGCAGTGCTTCGTCCATGAGTCCATCAAGCATGAAGAGTTTTCCATAGCGTCCGCTCTCGAGGATCTGCTTGAAGAGTTGCATGCTCTTCCGATAACGGTGAGGATACGCCACCATGAGGGTTTTCTTCTGGCGCTCTGCGGCGGCGATCATCTCGTCGGTTTGTTTCAAGCTGGTCGCAATCGGCTTTTCCAGGAAGACGTGGCAACCAGCCTTGAAACAATCCAAGGTCACGGAGTGGTGAAGGTGATGGGGTAGGAGCACGAATGCACAATCGATTTCCCCGAGTCCCTCACGGTAGTCGGTCAAGGGGCGCGCTCCTACTTGGTGGCCGATAGCTTCCGCGCGTTCGCGGACGGGGTCGGCAGCCCACACGATTTGCGCTCGGCTCCTAAGATTGGCCAGCCCGGCCAGGTGAAAAGGCGCCACCCAACCACATCCAATTACGCCGATTTTGTGAACAGCCATATGGACATCCCTCCTGAATGCCAACTCGCCAGCAGGCTGGCGGAGCGTCGAGTCACAGCAGACTTAAGACTTCACGGTGATACGCAAAGAGAGCTGTATTGCCCCCGGTATGAACGAAGATGACATCCTCTTCCGGGGGGATTTTCTGTTTCTGAAAGTAGTCGAGCAGGCCGGCCATCGCTTTTCCCGTGTAAACGGGATCGAGAAAAACCCCCTCGGTTTGTGCCAGCAGTTTGATGGCATCGACAGCCGCGGTGGAAACCTTTGCATAACCGTCGCCTGCATAGTCCGCCAGGTTATGAACGTCATTCGGTTCCAGGCTCGGCTCAATGTCCAGCAGTTGGGCAACGGCCCGGATGCCAGACCATATGGCTTCTTGAATGGCGTACTCGCCGCCGTTCAGAGGTGAAAAACCCAGCACGTGCCCTTTCCAGCCTAGTAGCCGGAGGCCAAGGAGCAAGCCCGCCTGGGTGGCGCCCACGGCTGCTGTTGCCACATAACGGGGTACGGAAGGCAAGCCCTGGAACTGGTCAAAGATCTCCACCGCCGCACCAACGAAAGAAGCTGTCCCCAGAATTTCGGATTGAGGATACGTAATCAAGTACGGCCTTCGTCCCGCAGCAGCAAGACGCTCCGTCGCACGCCGTTTTCGCGCTTCTTGCTCAGCACCCAGGGGCTCGTCGATCAGCTCGATCGACACGCCCGCAATGCGGTCGAGAAGGAAATTTCCTTGATCCTCAGGCTGGTCGTAGGCCCGGCTAAGAACGAGGTGGCAATCCAAGCCCAGCTTCCTTGACGCTGCGGCAAGAGTCCGGCAGTAGTTGGATTGGACTGCTGCACCGTGCACAATGACGTCCGCACCTACTGCCAGCGCGTCTCCGAGGAGGAACTCCAACTGTCGAACCTTATTACCTCCAAAGGCCAACCCGCTCAGATCCTCGCGTTTTGCATAAAAACGACCTTTCCGATTCAGATGCTTCTCGAGCTGCGTCCAGTGATCGAGGGGAGTTGGATAGTACCCCAGCGATACGCGAGGAAAACGCTCCAAGTGTGACCGTAACTCCTGTGGTGTAAGGACAATACTCATTGAATCAGGCCGTTGAGGAAGCGATCGGAAATGGTTGGATCGTGCCCAGCGAGTACCACATCGCATTCGCGCTTATAACGCCGGATCACTTCGCGACAGAGCGAAGCGTCCTCGGCGATTCCAACCGGCAAATCTAAA contains:
- a CDS encoding Gfo/Idh/MocA family oxidoreductase, producing MAVHKIGVIGCGWVAPFHLAGLANLRSRAQIVWAADPVRERAEAIGHQVGARPLTDYREGLGEIDCAFVLLPHHLHHSVTLDCFKAGCHVFLEKPIATSLKQTDEMIAAAERQKKTLMVAYPHRYRKSMQLFKQILESGRYGKLFMLDGLMDEALQGYALGWISKRETLGGGVFFSSSPHMLDVMLWIGGDVQTASMVGTRGGIPMEGEDTAASVIKFKNGIIGVTRHTWASPRPRIWYTMNAVCEKAYITLTTTPLGNLAKEGHRCRWSTRIVAQPEEVLLESDEGLDFTPEIEHFFNCVETGERPQTDGYTARKVIELVFEAYRKAQAEGGNV
- a CDS encoding pyridoxal-phosphate dependent enzyme; the protein is MRCGTRWARSNHFRSLPQRPDSMSIVLTPQELRSHLERFPRVSLGYYPTPLDHWTQLEKHLNRKGRFYAKREDLSGLAFGGNKVRQLEFLLGDALAVGADVIVHGAAVQSNYCRTLAAASRKLGLDCHLVLSRAYDQPEDQGNFLLDRIAGVSIELIDEPLGAEQEARKRRATERLAAAGRRPYLITYPQSEILGTASFVGAAVEIFDQFQGLPSVPRYVATAAVGATQAGLLLGLRLLGWKGHVLGFSPLNGGEYAIQEAIWSGIRAVAQLLDIEPSLEPNDVHNLADYAGDGYAKVSTAAVDAIKLLAQTEGVFLDPVYTGKAMAGLLDYFQKQKIPPEEDVIFVHTGGNTALFAYHREVLSLL